Proteins found in one Oenanthe melanoleuca isolate GR-GAL-2019-014 chromosome 24, OMel1.0, whole genome shotgun sequence genomic segment:
- the PHLDB1 gene encoding pleckstrin homology-like domain family B member 1 isoform X6, which translates to MGSCQGLDSRPTKPMLCHGPQDIISGSCRCSLLSRTSGLQPVSSTIRRLQEGTMEASGRTPTSPTHRVQTVIQSSPLDLIDTGKGLKVQTEKPHLVSLGSGRLSTAITLLPLEEGRTTIGTAATDIVLQGPGLAPQHCYIENVRGTLTLHPCGNACAIDGVPLQRPMHLTQGCTICLGQATFLRFNHPAEAKWIKSMIPAGSRSPSALYGLPGKSEALVNGGRQLSERGCHSHSSLVSSIEKDLQDIMDSLVLEESASPGIQKPPACGRSPLSPVVNGGGRCLLSPPPSPGAASGGSSYENFSPLSSPASSSSYTSPSLSSQEQGPAVPPPLPLRSSSYNHTVQPPTLPAGGSSEPWPADRLGDHRVGSPRLAPRAVPRPRVALQERPPSPFREPRDPLAPGRQPGSRAAPEARLQPPESPRVARRNMESMRELPPLSPSLSRRAASPRVAPDTPSPQPRLGREVPGSPRARRKGPEEPKGAGGPSPPALAENPTPRPSFGTCLSPAYGLGSPAVPSPRQSPRTPRKPLGDPRLPAGPRERKNSITEISDNEDELLEYHRRQRQERVREQEMERLERQRLETILNLCAEYTKTDGMEPGDVHRLLAGDTDAGKWVPRGAMALDHAVEELQQRESLERSDEENLKEECSSTESTHHEHEKLTGPRAKEAQRLEEERASVLGRLDQLKGRVKELEQQLQETSREAEMERALLQGERESEVLRLRQEQEAVQQLQEKLSSLDTSIRKERDKERAKVDAERKELEQLQALYHESKSHLDKCPESMREQLQEQMRREAEALETEAKLFEDLEFQQLERESHLEEEREARGQQLLQSRAECQRSMARRKERVAALDAQAAQIRLQSAQEAERLARERSSVLQLLQKEKEKLVSLERRYQLVTGGRSFPKMSSALREETLHISEPYELLEGTKPLSPLPAAAASLASPATYSYPKAQELYRAKTEGGAGVLSPRMKSGTPSSSQLNLSMLERSPSPKGPPSPAGSLSRNLVATLQDIETKRQLALQQKAKLPPAEPLQPGNLPGRQVIEEQKRRLAELKQKAAAEAQSQWEALHGQPPFPTAFPRLVHHSILHHHRPHGAGPRAEELDHAYDTLSLESSDSMETSISIGNNSACSPDNISSASGMETGKIEEMEKMLKEAHEEKSRLMESREREMELRQQALEDERWRREQLERRLQDETVRRQKLVEKEVKLREKHFSQARPLTRYLPIRKEDFNLRLHIESSGHNVDTCYHIILTEKMCKGYLVKMGGKIKSWKKRWFVFDRMKRTLSYYVDKHETKLKGVIYFQAIEEVYYDHLRSAAKSPNPPLTFCVKTHDRLYYMVAPSAEAMRIWMDVIVTGAEGYTQFMN; encoded by the exons CCCGTGTCCAGTACCATCCGACGTCTCCAAGAAGGCACCATGGAGGCGTCTGGCAGGACCCCCACCAGCCCAACCCACAGAGTCCAGACTGTCATCCAG AGCAGCCCCCTGGACCTGATCGACACGGGCAAGGGGCTGAAAGTGCAGACGGAGAAGCCACATTTGGTGAGCCTAGGCAGCGGTCGCCTCAGCACTGCCATCACACTCCTGCCCCTGGAGGAAG GGAGGACCACCATCGGCACGGCTGCGACAGACATCGTCCTGCAGGGCCCCGGGCTAGCACCACAGCACTGCTACATCGAGAACGTGCGAGGGACACTCACCCTGCACCCCTGTGGCAACGCCTGCGCCATCGACGGCGTGCCACTGCAGCGGCCCATGCACCTCACCCAAG GGTGCACCATCTGCCTGGGCCAGGCCACCTTCCTCCGCTTCAACCACCCTGCTGAGGCCAAGTGGATTAAGAGCATGATCCCAGCGGGGAGCAGAAGCCCATCGGCTCTCTATGGGCTGCCAGGAA AATCCGAGGCCCTGGTGAATGGTGGCCGCCAGCTGTCGGAGCGTGGgtgtcacagccacagctcccttGTCAGCTCCATCGAGAAGGACCTGCAGGACATCATGGACTCACTGGTGCTGGAGGAGTCTGCATCCCCGGGCATCCAGAAGCCGCCTGCCTGTGGCCGATCCCCCCTCTCCCCTGTGGTGAATGGGGGTGGGCGctgcctcctgtcccctccacccagccctggggccgCCTCAGGGGGCTCCAGCTATGAGAacttctctcccctctcctccccagccagcagcagtaGCTACACCAGCCCCTCACTCAGCAGCCAAGAGCAGGGTCCAGCCGTGCCGCCCCCGCTCCCACTTCGCTCCTCCAGCTACAACCACACTGTCCAGCCACCCACTCTGCCTGCTGGGGGTTCCAGTGAGCCTTGGCCAGCTGACAGGCTCGGGGACCACCGGGTGGGCAGCCCCCGGCTGGCGCCCAGGGCGGTGCCGCGGCCGCGGGTGGCCCTGCAGGAGCGGCCCCCCAGTCCCTTCCGGGAGCCACGGGACCCTCTGGCGCCCGGCCGGCAGCCcggcagcagggcagccccagaggCGCGGCTGCAGCCCCCCGAGAGCCCACGGGTGGCCCGGAGGAACATGGAGAGCATGCGGGAGCTGCCTCCCCTCAGTCCCTCCTTGTCACGCCGGGCTGCCAGTCCCCGGGTGGCCCCTGACAcaccctccccacagccccggCTGGGCAGGGAAGTGCCCGGCAGCCCCCGTGCCAGGCGCAAGGGCCCGGAGGAGCCGAAAGGGGCCGGGGGTCCCTCACCCCCGGCGCTGGCAGAGAACCCCACGCCCCGTCCCAGTTTCGGTACTTGCCTGAGCCCAGCATACGGGCTGggctccccagctgtgccttcGCCCCGGCAGAGCCCCCGCACCCCCAGGAAGCCTTTGGGGGACCCCCGGCTGCCAGCGGGGCCCCGGGAGCGCAAGAACAGCATCACTGAGATCAGTGACAACGAGGACGAGTTGCTGGAGTACCATCGGCGGCAGCGGCAGGAGCGGGTTCgggagcaggagatggagcGCCTG GAGCGGCAGCGCCTGGAAACCATCCTGAACCTCTGTGCTGAGTACACCAAGACAGATGGCATGGAGCCAGGGGATGTGCACAGGCTCCTGGCTGGTGACACAGATGCTGGCAAGTGGGTGCCTAGGGGTGCCATGGCCCTGGACCATGCTGttgaagagctgcagcagagggagagcCTGGAGAGGTCGGATGAGGAGAACCTGAAGGAggagtgcagcagcactgagagtACCCACCACGAG CACGAGAAGCTGACAGGCCCCCGGGCCAAGGAGGCGCAACGACTGGAGGAGGAGCGGGCCAGTGTCCTCGGACGCCTGGACCAGCTGAAGGGCCGTGtcaaggagctggagcagcagctgcaggagacaTCGCGAGAG GCAGAGATGGAGCGGGCGCTGCTGCAGGGCGAGCGGGAGTCAGAGGTGCTGCGGCTGCGGCAGGAGCAGGAAGCcgtgcagcagctgcaggagaagctctccagcctggacaCCAGCATTCGCAAGGAGCGGGACAAG GAAAGGGCAAAGGTTGATGCTGAAAGGAAGGAGCTAGAGCAACTCCAGGCGCTTTACCATGAGTCGAAGAGCCACCTTGATAAGTGCCCCGAGTCAATGCGGGAGCAATTGCAGGAGCAGATGCGAAGG GAGGCAGAGGCACTGGAGACGGAGGCCAAGCTGTTTGAGGACCTGGagttccagcagctggagcGAGAGAGCCACCTGGAAGAGGAGCGGGAGGCTcgggggcagcagctgctgcagagccgGGCGGAGTGCCAGCGCAGCATGGCCCGCAGGAAG gagcgggtggctgccctggatgcccaggctgcccagatTCGGCTGCAGAGTGCCCAGGAGGCCGAGCGCCTGGCCAGGGAGCGCAGCAGcgtcctgcagctcctgcagaag gagaaggagaagctCGTGTCTCTGGAGAGGCGATACCAGCTCGTCACAGGTGGCAGAAGCTTCCCTAAAATGTCCTCGGCTCTCCGAGAG GAGACCCTCCACATCTCAGAACCTTATGAGCTGTTGGAGGGAACTaagcccctgagccccctgccagcagcagctgcctccttAGCTTCTCCTGCCACCTACTCCTACCCCAAGGCACAAGAG ctctaTCGTGCAAAAACAGAGGGTGGTGCTGGTGTCCTCAGCCCTCGGATGAAGAGTGGGACCCCTTCGTCCTCGCAGCTCAACCTCTCCATGCTGGAGCGCAGCCCCTCACCCAAG GGCCCCCCAAGCCCGGCTGGCAGCCTGTCCCGCAACCTGGTGGCCACGCTGCAGGACATCGAGACCAAGCGccagctggccctgcagcagaagg CCAAGctgcccccagcagagcccttgcAGCCGGGCAATCTACCAG GTCGGCAGGTGATTGAGGAGCAGAAACGGcggctggcagagctgaagcAGAAAGCGGCTGCTGAGGCGCAGTCCCAGTGGGAAGCCCTGCATGGGCAGCCCCCCTTCCCCACTGCCTTCCCCCGGCTCGTGCACCACTCCATCCTCCACCACCACCGTCCCCATGGTGCCGGGCCCCGGGCTGAGGAGCTGGACCATGCGTACGACACACTCAGCCTGGAGAGCTCAGACAGCATGGAGACCAGCATCTCCATCGGCAACAACTCTGCCTGCTCGCCTGACAACATCTCCAG TGCCAGCGGGATGGAGACGGGGAAGATTGAGGAGATGGAGAAGATGCTGAAGGAGGCACATGAGGAGAAGTCGCGGTTGATGGAGTCGCGG GAGCGGGAGATGGAGCTGCGTCAGCAGGCGCTGGAGGATGAGCGCTGGCGCCGGGAGCAGCTGGAACGCCGGCTGCAGGACGAGACTGTGCGGCGGCAGAAGCTGGTGGAGAAGGAAGTCAAACTGCGGGAGAAGCACTTCTCACAG GCTCGTCCCCTGACACGGTACCTCCCCATCCGCAAGGAGGATTTCAACCTGCGGCTGCACATCGAGTCCTCAGGTCACAACGTTGACACCTGCTACCACATCATCCTGACAGAGAAGATGTGCAAGGGCTACCTGGTCAAGATGGGCGGGAAGATCAAATCTTGGAAGAAGCGTTGGTTTGTCTTTGACCGCATGAAGCGCACCCTCTCGTACTATGTGG ATAAACATGAGACAAAGCTGAAGGGTGTTATCTACTTCCAAGCCATTGAAGAGGTTTACTATGACCACCTGCGCAGTGCTGCAAAG AGCCCCAACCCTCCGCTCACTTTCTGTGTCAAGACCCACGACCGACTGTACTACATGGTGGCACCATCAGCCGAGGCCATGCGCATCTGGATGGATGTCATTGTCACGGGGGCAGAGGGCTATACCCAGTTCATGAACTGA
- the PHLDB1 gene encoding pleckstrin homology-like domain family B member 1 isoform X7 has translation MGSCQGLDSRPTKPMLCHGPQDIISGSCRCSLLSRTSGLQPVSSTIRRLQEGTMEASGRTPTSPTHRVQTVIQSSPLDLIDTGKGLKVQTEKPHLVSLGSGRLSTAITLLPLEEGRTTIGTAATDIVLQGPGLAPQHCYIENVRGTLTLHPCGNACAIDGVPLQRPMHLTQGCTICLGQATFLRFNHPAEAKWIKSMIPAGSRSPSALYGLPGKSEALVNGGRQLSERGCHSHSSLVSSIEKDLQDIMDSLVLEESASPGIQKPPACGRSPLSPVVNGGGRCLLSPPPSPGAASGGSSYENFSPLSSPASSSSYTSPSLSSQEQGPAVPPPLPLRSSSYNHTVQPPTLPAGGSSEPWPADRLGDHRVGSPRLAPRAVPRPRVALQERPPSPFREPRDPLAPGRQPGSRAAPEARLQPPESPRVARRNMESMRELPPLSPSLSRRAASPRVAPDTPSPQPRLGREVPGSPRARRKGPEEPKGAGGPSPPALAENPTPRPSFGTCLSPAYGLGSPAVPSPRQSPRTPRKPLGDPRLPAGPRERKNSITEISDNEDELLEYHRRQRQERVREQEMERLERQRLETILNLCAEYTKTDGMEPGDVHRLLAGDTDAGKWVPRGAMALDHAVEELQQRESLERSDEENLKEECSSTESTHHEHEKLTGPRAKEAQRLEEERASVLGRLDQLKGRVKELEQQLQETSREAEMERALLQGERESEVLRLRQEQEAVQQLQEKLSSLDTSIRKERDKERAKVDAERKELEQLQALYHESKSHLDKCPESMREQLQEQMRREAEALETEAKLFEDLEFQQLERESHLEEEREARGQQLLQSRAECQRSMARRKERVAALDAQAAQIRLQSAQEAERLARERSSVLQLLQKEKEKLVSLERRYQLVTGGRSFPKMSSALRELYRAKTEGGAGVLSPRMKSGTPSSSQLNLSMLERSPSPKLTTCCPAQGPPSPAGSLSRNLVATLQDIETKRQLALQQKAKLPPAEPLQPGNLPGRQVIEEQKRRLAELKQKAAAEAQSQWEALHGQPPFPTAFPRLVHHSILHHHRPHGAGPRAEELDHAYDTLSLESSDSMETSISIGNNSACSPDNISSASGMETGKIEEMEKMLKEAHEEKSRLMESREREMELRQQALEDERWRREQLERRLQDETVRRQKLVEKEVKLREKHFSQARPLTRYLPIRKEDFNLRLHIESSGHNVDTCYHIILTEKMCKGYLVKMGGKIKSWKKRWFVFDRMKRTLSYYVDKHETKLKGVIYFQAIEEVYYDHLRSAAKSPNPPLTFCVKTHDRLYYMVAPSAEAMRIWMDVIVTGAEGYTQFMN, from the exons CCCGTGTCCAGTACCATCCGACGTCTCCAAGAAGGCACCATGGAGGCGTCTGGCAGGACCCCCACCAGCCCAACCCACAGAGTCCAGACTGTCATCCAG AGCAGCCCCCTGGACCTGATCGACACGGGCAAGGGGCTGAAAGTGCAGACGGAGAAGCCACATTTGGTGAGCCTAGGCAGCGGTCGCCTCAGCACTGCCATCACACTCCTGCCCCTGGAGGAAG GGAGGACCACCATCGGCACGGCTGCGACAGACATCGTCCTGCAGGGCCCCGGGCTAGCACCACAGCACTGCTACATCGAGAACGTGCGAGGGACACTCACCCTGCACCCCTGTGGCAACGCCTGCGCCATCGACGGCGTGCCACTGCAGCGGCCCATGCACCTCACCCAAG GGTGCACCATCTGCCTGGGCCAGGCCACCTTCCTCCGCTTCAACCACCCTGCTGAGGCCAAGTGGATTAAGAGCATGATCCCAGCGGGGAGCAGAAGCCCATCGGCTCTCTATGGGCTGCCAGGAA AATCCGAGGCCCTGGTGAATGGTGGCCGCCAGCTGTCGGAGCGTGGgtgtcacagccacagctcccttGTCAGCTCCATCGAGAAGGACCTGCAGGACATCATGGACTCACTGGTGCTGGAGGAGTCTGCATCCCCGGGCATCCAGAAGCCGCCTGCCTGTGGCCGATCCCCCCTCTCCCCTGTGGTGAATGGGGGTGGGCGctgcctcctgtcccctccacccagccctggggccgCCTCAGGGGGCTCCAGCTATGAGAacttctctcccctctcctccccagccagcagcagtaGCTACACCAGCCCCTCACTCAGCAGCCAAGAGCAGGGTCCAGCCGTGCCGCCCCCGCTCCCACTTCGCTCCTCCAGCTACAACCACACTGTCCAGCCACCCACTCTGCCTGCTGGGGGTTCCAGTGAGCCTTGGCCAGCTGACAGGCTCGGGGACCACCGGGTGGGCAGCCCCCGGCTGGCGCCCAGGGCGGTGCCGCGGCCGCGGGTGGCCCTGCAGGAGCGGCCCCCCAGTCCCTTCCGGGAGCCACGGGACCCTCTGGCGCCCGGCCGGCAGCCcggcagcagggcagccccagaggCGCGGCTGCAGCCCCCCGAGAGCCCACGGGTGGCCCGGAGGAACATGGAGAGCATGCGGGAGCTGCCTCCCCTCAGTCCCTCCTTGTCACGCCGGGCTGCCAGTCCCCGGGTGGCCCCTGACAcaccctccccacagccccggCTGGGCAGGGAAGTGCCCGGCAGCCCCCGTGCCAGGCGCAAGGGCCCGGAGGAGCCGAAAGGGGCCGGGGGTCCCTCACCCCCGGCGCTGGCAGAGAACCCCACGCCCCGTCCCAGTTTCGGTACTTGCCTGAGCCCAGCATACGGGCTGggctccccagctgtgccttcGCCCCGGCAGAGCCCCCGCACCCCCAGGAAGCCTTTGGGGGACCCCCGGCTGCCAGCGGGGCCCCGGGAGCGCAAGAACAGCATCACTGAGATCAGTGACAACGAGGACGAGTTGCTGGAGTACCATCGGCGGCAGCGGCAGGAGCGGGTTCgggagcaggagatggagcGCCTG GAGCGGCAGCGCCTGGAAACCATCCTGAACCTCTGTGCTGAGTACACCAAGACAGATGGCATGGAGCCAGGGGATGTGCACAGGCTCCTGGCTGGTGACACAGATGCTGGCAAGTGGGTGCCTAGGGGTGCCATGGCCCTGGACCATGCTGttgaagagctgcagcagagggagagcCTGGAGAGGTCGGATGAGGAGAACCTGAAGGAggagtgcagcagcactgagagtACCCACCACGAG CACGAGAAGCTGACAGGCCCCCGGGCCAAGGAGGCGCAACGACTGGAGGAGGAGCGGGCCAGTGTCCTCGGACGCCTGGACCAGCTGAAGGGCCGTGtcaaggagctggagcagcagctgcaggagacaTCGCGAGAG GCAGAGATGGAGCGGGCGCTGCTGCAGGGCGAGCGGGAGTCAGAGGTGCTGCGGCTGCGGCAGGAGCAGGAAGCcgtgcagcagctgcaggagaagctctccagcctggacaCCAGCATTCGCAAGGAGCGGGACAAG GAAAGGGCAAAGGTTGATGCTGAAAGGAAGGAGCTAGAGCAACTCCAGGCGCTTTACCATGAGTCGAAGAGCCACCTTGATAAGTGCCCCGAGTCAATGCGGGAGCAATTGCAGGAGCAGATGCGAAGG GAGGCAGAGGCACTGGAGACGGAGGCCAAGCTGTTTGAGGACCTGGagttccagcagctggagcGAGAGAGCCACCTGGAAGAGGAGCGGGAGGCTcgggggcagcagctgctgcagagccgGGCGGAGTGCCAGCGCAGCATGGCCCGCAGGAAG gagcgggtggctgccctggatgcccaggctgcccagatTCGGCTGCAGAGTGCCCAGGAGGCCGAGCGCCTGGCCAGGGAGCGCAGCAGcgtcctgcagctcctgcagaag gagaaggagaagctCGTGTCTCTGGAGAGGCGATACCAGCTCGTCACAGGTGGCAGAAGCTTCCCTAAAATGTCCTCGGCTCTCCGAGAG ctctaTCGTGCAAAAACAGAGGGTGGTGCTGGTGTCCTCAGCCCTCGGATGAAGAGTGGGACCCCTTCGTCCTCGCAGCTCAACCTCTCCATGCTGGAGCGCAGCCCCTCACCCAAG CTGACCACCTGCTGTCCTGCCCAGGGCCCCCCAAGCCCGGCTGGCAGCCTGTCCCGCAACCTGGTGGCCACGCTGCAGGACATCGAGACCAAGCGccagctggccctgcagcagaagg CCAAGctgcccccagcagagcccttgcAGCCGGGCAATCTACCAG GTCGGCAGGTGATTGAGGAGCAGAAACGGcggctggcagagctgaagcAGAAAGCGGCTGCTGAGGCGCAGTCCCAGTGGGAAGCCCTGCATGGGCAGCCCCCCTTCCCCACTGCCTTCCCCCGGCTCGTGCACCACTCCATCCTCCACCACCACCGTCCCCATGGTGCCGGGCCCCGGGCTGAGGAGCTGGACCATGCGTACGACACACTCAGCCTGGAGAGCTCAGACAGCATGGAGACCAGCATCTCCATCGGCAACAACTCTGCCTGCTCGCCTGACAACATCTCCAG TGCCAGCGGGATGGAGACGGGGAAGATTGAGGAGATGGAGAAGATGCTGAAGGAGGCACATGAGGAGAAGTCGCGGTTGATGGAGTCGCGG GAGCGGGAGATGGAGCTGCGTCAGCAGGCGCTGGAGGATGAGCGCTGGCGCCGGGAGCAGCTGGAACGCCGGCTGCAGGACGAGACTGTGCGGCGGCAGAAGCTGGTGGAGAAGGAAGTCAAACTGCGGGAGAAGCACTTCTCACAG GCTCGTCCCCTGACACGGTACCTCCCCATCCGCAAGGAGGATTTCAACCTGCGGCTGCACATCGAGTCCTCAGGTCACAACGTTGACACCTGCTACCACATCATCCTGACAGAGAAGATGTGCAAGGGCTACCTGGTCAAGATGGGCGGGAAGATCAAATCTTGGAAGAAGCGTTGGTTTGTCTTTGACCGCATGAAGCGCACCCTCTCGTACTATGTGG ATAAACATGAGACAAAGCTGAAGGGTGTTATCTACTTCCAAGCCATTGAAGAGGTTTACTATGACCACCTGCGCAGTGCTGCAAAG AGCCCCAACCCTCCGCTCACTTTCTGTGTCAAGACCCACGACCGACTGTACTACATGGTGGCACCATCAGCCGAGGCCATGCGCATCTGGATGGATGTCATTGTCACGGGGGCAGAGGGCTATACCCAGTTCATGAACTGA